Below is a genomic region from Culicoides brevitarsis isolate CSIRO-B50_1 chromosome 2, AGI_CSIRO_Cbre_v1, whole genome shotgun sequence.
AAAAGTGCTTGAACGACGCACCAATCCATCCGAGGAACTGCTCGATGTAATTAATAAGCTGAAAAATGAAGGTATCGATGACGGTTTGAATCAAACAGATGATTAACAAAAGGAACTAgtccattaaaataatttatttgtttcataAAGTTGGTTAAGTAAGCTCTAATGTACggatttaaagtaatttactATGAGATTcagagcaaaaataattttttgtacaaattttacaaaatttcaattgttaaaatacaaagacatcaaaagaaatttattttttttgcttccaaATCATCAACAATCCATTAAGAAATGttctaattctaaaaattttggctagtggaatttaagttttttgtcatGGACGCTAAAAATTGTCTGAGATCTAATTTAATTGCAAGCCAATCGGTTCTAAtactaattttttcacttttattattaaacctGAATTATGTTAAGTAACTCGTATCACCTGAAAAGCACTTACAATGGCAAATATCGGTATGGTCGATcacttttgtgttgttttccGGTAATTTGATTGCCAATATAAACGACAATATCAGGTATTTTAATAGCGAGAATGTACAAAACGAGAATGAATAATAAGAAGAGGTAAAAACTAAGTTGATAAAATCTTTGCGATGTCCATAGCACGGTGTAGTAAAGGTTTCTgttgtctaaaaataatttaatttagtgaaaataattgttaaatcGAAGAAATTTACCTAAAATTGCGTATCCGAAGCCAATATCCATCTCACCCATGCGGTAAGAGCATGTTGGGACATAAATTTCCAAGACTTCGTTGTTGTCAAAGATTTCATCGATGTCAAATCTGTTCATGGCATATGCAGTTTTCTTGTCATTGTTAAGAGAATTGGGAATTTCTGGTTGATGCAAACGTTTGAGCTTTGTGCGCATTATTAAcgattgatgatgatgtccAGAAAATATCAGATGCGGTTTGAAAGTGTCTAAAGcctattttttcaagaatatttagtgaaaaagcttcaagttgaaaaaaaaaatcaaatcgtgTGCAAATCAAGCGTTTTGCTGcagttttcttaaaatttttacgtgaAAGCATTAccaaagtgcattttttactgaaattttttaaaaatttacgaaatacCTTCTGCGCGAAACGCATTGATCTGATACGATTCCATTTCAAGTAAGATTTTGcgagtaattttttcttcacctTGCGAGAAAATCGTTCATTCGACTCCAAAATCGGCAAGTGACTGAGAAATATTCTCGTGTAGTTGTCATGTTTCTTGCTGCCCGCATCGAAAGACGGCATTTCGTGCGTTATACGATTGATGTTGTAGAAAATGATGTTGCCTTTGCCGAGCCACACCTCTTTTTCGAAGAACATTTTCCGAAACCGATTGACTTTGGGAGCTTTGATGGATTCGCCATACTCGCCACCGATATCGTTGTCTCCCGGTACAAAAATACTCTGAATACCACCATTTGTCTCATTCATGCCCATGTGAAAAATCTCCCGGAATCGGTCATAATACGATTTATATTGTTGGTCATCCGCCACGGAGCCTTCATCGAAAATATCGCCGAGGAAACACACGACATCCGGCTTTGCGTGTGAAAAAGCATGCGAAAATGTCTTCTTTAGATGCCAATCACTGTCGAAATTCGCCAATGCCGAGAACCAGTTGTAATCAAATGTGTCACCGAGAATTTGTGGGTCAGCAACAAACTGCACgacaattaaaaatcaataaaaataaacaaaaaaatgaaaaacaaactcACCAAAATTCTCGTGCAATTGGGGTTCGAGCAATTGATATTTGACCATTTGAGACTTTGCAGcaaattaatgagaaattcGTTGTACGCAATTGATACCAGCATTAAGCCAAAAAGGCCTTTCCACAGTGTTCGCACCGAACTGCAGAacagacaaaatattttacgtaaGCACATCACGGCCCGTTCGCGACAAAGAAAACACTAAAAGCAAAAATCTAATCCTCCTTACCTTAAACGTCGCTTTTTCGTATTGCCCAACATTGTAACAACTGTTGTGACCGTTGTCGTCATACCTCGCTGGATGTTGCCAAGGCTTTTCCGGCGAAGAAATTgattcaacaaaataaaaattcaatcaacaaGTCCTATGCCTTTCTTTGCTTATCACACCGAAACTGTGAccaattttgttgatttttcattaaatttacttcCGATTTGTCGTTTGAAGTGTAAAATGTGCTTGTTTAACGAGGAATTATAAGAATTGctgatttttacatattttacggGTTTTCTTCTGTTcttgtgacaaatttttgtgttttgttttggTTCGATTTTCGCGAAAACTTGAATTAACttgaagtcaatttttatcgttcagtccatttttgaggtaaattacaattttagtgGGATTACATTATTTTAGTGGGATGATAAggtaaaatggttaaaaaaatatttttccaagaattttcGACATCTGTAATTTGGAATTTGTATCTACAAAATTcgacttgaaattttcatagcGACCGGGAAAAATTAGCGACTGGGTCATAGAAATCaagtttttcatttggagAAGGTTTTGGGATtgaaaaaactataaattagCATGGAAActcctaaaaaattaagagaaattcTATCCCTAACTGAGaacttgaaaatatatttaaacttTGTAACGAATTGGGTCCTGTTCTGCTTCGTCAATTTCTTTAGAATTgaaaagaatagaaaaaaaactagaatggtgaattgaaaaatttgtgaaaaattaagaaaattaaaaaaaaaaacgatgtgtagtattcattgcataccccatcacattctatttttaaaattttaaaattgcgttgattgcataatttttggGTGAATTTCTGCTTTTAAGAACAAGACAGGTGAAACGAAGTTCACGCTAATTTTTAACGTTGACCAATCACTTAAGTGGACTTTGATATGTGAATTTGTTATCTTTAAACAAAGACAAATTCGCAGACTATTGATAAcctatgatgatgaaaaacaaaagaatttttgacacattaaatgcttttttttattgaatacatatttttttgcagttacaTATATCTCATATACGAATCACATTATTGTATGTACAAAATAATTCCATATTATGGTACTTGTTACAAAATTGTATAATccaaatcaaaatcaaaaaatgatctaACTTTATTTTGGGTGACAAAACTGATctttaaatcaatcaaaaaattcaaataaaaaaaataataattttttgattgattttcagatcagatcaaaaatcaaattttttgttatttgatctgacgaattcgaaaaaaaatacttaggtcatgatttgatttttaacataGATTATACAAGTCTGACTtgttatttaaactttttaaaaaaaatgttatttaagttttgaacTAATGTATCACGAACGTTTTAAAAAAGGGCGAATTTTATTCCGTAGTTGATCATTATTCTGTaaaatcatgtaaaaatactatttttcaTACGAGTTACTAATATATTGTCATGCTTTTTCATTACATTAcagtatttaataatttttggttttgtttGGTTctcctttaaattattttttttattgatagtcctaaatatttattcagcaAGAATGAAATGATATTgaggtttattttttaccacGACAGAAATGTTCCAAGCGAATTTTGCGGATAAATACTGGTTAACGTCTTAtgaattagttatttttatgcgattaatatttttttttctaaatttaatggttaatgttaaaatgtttGCTCAACATTTAATTTGGAATGTCCTCTATTAACCATTCTTCTTGAGCTTTTGCGACAAGTTCGTTTCCTTTTCACTTGGAAATGTCTTTTTTCAACTCCTCGTGGTGCTTGAGCGCATTGCATGAACATCTGAATTTACTTATAGTGTTAAAAGCTAATAGTTTtagttgataaaataataaataataattttgcgataatttttaacttaaactcCTTTTTTCGGTAATATAAGATCGTTGTGAGCCAACATGAGACCACCAATCATCGAGACGAGGGCACGATCGAGCCAAGAGATGGGATTGGGATAGATGATTCCGCCTTCGTAGAAACCGAGATGCCCACCGTGTGCGAGTTCTACATAGATTTTGTTAGGATGTGATgctggaaattaaaaaaataaattaaaaattgtttttttttagataaaatgtgATGAAACTTACTTGCATACTCTCGAATGGGCTCCAGGAGGACCTCAGGTACCAAAGGATCATCCTTCGAGTTGATGAAAATCATTGGTTTTGTGATATTAGGTAGGTAGTTGATG
It encodes:
- the LOC134829698 gene encoding uncharacterized protein LOC134829698, producing MTTTVTTVVTMLGNTKKRRLSSVRTLWKGLFGLMLVSIAYNEFLINLLQSLKWSNINCSNPNCTRILFVADPQILGDTFDYNWFSALANFDSDWHLKKTFSHAFSHAKPDVVCFLGDIFDEGSVADDQQYKSYYDRFREIFHMGMNETNGGIQSIFVPGDNDIGGEYGESIKAPKVNRFRKMFFEKEVWLGKGNIIFYNINRITHEMPSFDAGSKKHDNYTRIFLSHLPILESNERFSRKALDTFKPHLIFSGHHHQSLIMRTKLKRLHQPEIPNSLNNDKKTAYAMNRFDIDEIFDNNEVLEIYVPTCSYRMGEMDIGFGYAILDNRNLYYTVLWTSQRFYQLSFYLFLLFILVLYILAIKIPDIVVYIGNQITGKQHKSDRPYRYLPL